The Flammeovirgaceae bacterium genome contains a region encoding:
- a CDS encoding anhydro-N-acetylmuramic acid kinase — MLNRKHYHIIGLMSGTSLDGVDLAYCTFTRIKKRWRYAILRAETVGYNKAWRKRLVTAHQLPGDKLVQVHIRYGHYLGSLVNRFCRKYAIEKVDFIASHGHTVYHQPGNGFTFQLGDGNAIHAVTNKKVVFDFRSLDVARGGQGAPLVPVGDHLLFNEYDVCLNLGGIANCSMIHHNKRIAFDICYVNMALNYLAEQAGKWYDKQGAMAAAGKVDRILLKKLTAGYATMRKTRPSLGREFFEDKIVPVIQQADLSVSDKLATAVESIAIEINHALTGKKRPTVLCTGGGALNSYLMYRLLDRAEDRITFIIPDESVVKFKEALVFGLLGVLRVRSEINCLKSVTGAATDSSSGLLAGF; from the coding sequence ATGCTGAATCGGAAGCACTATCACATTATCGGGCTCATGTCGGGCACTTCGCTTGATGGGGTTGATCTGGCCTATTGCACATTTACCCGCATTAAGAAGAGATGGCGGTATGCTATACTGCGGGCAGAAACCGTTGGTTATAATAAGGCGTGGAGAAAAAGGCTGGTTACTGCCCATCAATTGCCGGGGGATAAACTGGTTCAAGTGCATATTCGCTATGGGCATTATCTGGGCAGTCTTGTCAACAGGTTTTGCAGGAAATACGCTATTGAAAAAGTAGACTTCATTGCCTCACACGGGCACACGGTTTATCATCAGCCGGGCAACGGATTCACCTTTCAACTGGGCGATGGCAATGCGATACATGCAGTCACTAACAAGAAAGTTGTTTTCGATTTCAGAAGCCTGGATGTTGCACGGGGCGGGCAGGGCGCACCGCTGGTGCCGGTTGGCGATCATTTGCTTTTTAATGAATATGATGTATGCCTAAACCTGGGAGGCATCGCCAACTGCTCCATGATTCATCACAACAAGCGTATTGCTTTCGACATCTGCTATGTGAACATGGCGCTGAACTACCTGGCCGAACAAGCCGGTAAATGGTATGATAAGCAGGGGGCCATGGCGGCTGCCGGCAAGGTTGACAGGATATTATTAAAAAAGTTGACGGCCGGTTATGCCACAATGCGAAAGACAAGGCCTTCGCTGGGCAGAGAATTTTTTGAAGATAAAATTGTCCCCGTCATTCAGCAGGCCGATTTATCTGTTTCGGATAAACTGGCTACGGCTGTTGAGTCGATAGCTATAGAGATAAACCATGCTTTAACCGGCAAGAAGAGGCCAACCGTTCTCTGCACCGGTGGTGGCGCGTTAAATTCATACCTGATGTACCGGTTACTGGATCGTGCGGAGGACAGAATTACTTTTATTATTCCGGATGAATCGGTTGTAAAATTTAAAGAAGCACTTGTATTTGGATTGCTGGGTGTGCTTCGGGTGCGCAGCGAAATTAATTGCCTGAAAAGTGTAACCGGTGCTGCAACGGATTCGTCATCGGGGTTGCTGGCGGGTTTCTGA
- a CDS encoding amino acid dehydrogenase: MNDLLRQFENKRPEIVFEWKDPETEAEGWVVINSLRGGAAGGGTRMRPGLDKREVESLAKTMEVKFTVSGPPIGGAKSGINFDPNDPRKEGVLRRWYAAVMPLLKYYYGTGGDLNVDEIHEVIPITEDVGIWHPQEGVFTGHFKPTEPQKVNRIGQLRRGVIKVIEDERFTPSLEKKYTIADMCTGYGVAQAVRHYYHLWGGSITGKRAVIQGWGNVGAAAGFYLSQLGVKIVGIIGRDGGLINNKGFTLDEICKLITSRNKNHLVADNMIPYETLNRVIWDEEFEIFIPAAASRLITRDQVDRMINSKLEVFSCGANVPFADPEIFFGPTGLYADQNFSVVPDFIANCGMARVFAYFMENEVSMEDEAIFTDISNTIHKALKQTHAANPVKTGIAQTSFEQALRQLV; encoded by the coding sequence ATGAACGACCTCCTTCGGCAGTTTGAAAATAAACGTCCAGAAATTGTATTTGAATGGAAGGATCCGGAAACAGAAGCCGAAGGATGGGTGGTGATCAACTCGTTGCGGGGTGGTGCCGCGGGTGGAGGCACACGCATGCGCCCCGGCCTGGATAAGCGTGAAGTGGAATCCCTTGCCAAAACGATGGAGGTTAAATTTACAGTTTCCGGACCGCCCATCGGAGGGGCCAAGTCCGGCATTAACTTCGATCCGAATGATCCGCGCAAAGAAGGCGTACTCAGGCGATGGTATGCAGCCGTGATGCCGTTGCTCAAGTATTATTATGGTACTGGTGGTGATTTGAATGTTGATGAGATCCATGAAGTAATTCCGATTACCGAAGATGTGGGTATCTGGCATCCGCAGGAAGGTGTATTTACAGGACACTTTAAGCCCACCGAGCCTCAAAAAGTAAATCGAATTGGTCAACTCAGGCGTGGTGTAATTAAGGTGATTGAAGATGAACGTTTTACCCCATCCCTTGAAAAAAAATATACAATTGCCGATATGTGCACCGGGTATGGTGTAGCTCAGGCCGTAAGGCACTATTATCATCTTTGGGGTGGAAGCATTACCGGTAAACGGGCGGTAATCCAGGGATGGGGCAATGTTGGAGCCGCTGCCGGATTTTATCTGAGCCAGTTGGGAGTAAAGATTGTGGGTATTATCGGCAGAGATGGAGGACTTATCAACAACAAAGGGTTTACGTTGGATGAAATTTGTAAGCTGATTACAAGCCGTAACAAAAACCACCTGGTTGCCGATAACATGATTCCTTACGAAACGTTGAACCGGGTAATCTGGGATGAGGAATTTGAAATTTTTATCCCGGCTGCTGCCTCCCGGTTGATCACGCGCGATCAGGTTGACCGGATGATTAACTCCAAACTGGAAGTGTTCTCGTGCGGAGCCAACGTTCCCTTTGCAGATCCTGAAATATTTTTCGGCCCGACTGGTTTATATGCCGATCAGAATTTTTCGGTAGTGCCCGATTTCATCGCCAATTGCGGCATGGCCAGGGTGTTTGCTTATTTCATGGAAAACGAGGTTAGCATGGAAGATGAAGCCATTTTTACAGACATATCCAATACAATTCACAAGGCTTTAAAGCAAACACATGCTGCCAATCCGGTAAAAACCGGTATAGCCCAAACTTCGTTCGAACAGGCGTTGCGGCAACTGGTTTAG
- the nhaD gene encoding sodium:proton antiporter NhaD, which translates to METFVIAIFVIGYLCIALEHPIKVNKTASALLTGVICWTLYAVFQHDSIAHIGEQLNHHLGQIGAILFFLMGAMTIVELVDAYQGFRIITDKIKTQNPKKLMWIICWVTFFLSAILDNLTTSIVMISLLRKLVPNKEMRLFFAAMVVIAANAGGAWSPIGDVTTTMLWIGGQISSGNIIITLLLPSIICMVIPLLYLQFTLKGDLGHAGNKADEGSLAFGHGHAHSSTPIKGSKTMFFLGVGGLISVPVFKTVTHLPPYLGMLLALGVLWVVSELINPHMDEAEKRPYTAAGALSRIDVPSVLFFLGILLAVSALESMEILHHFAAWLDKSVGDQRIIITLIGILSSIVDNVPLVAASMGMYDMSIYPQDHLIWEYLAYCAGTGGSVLIIGSAAGVAVMGMEKIDFIWYMKKASLLALLGYFAGAIVYLIIQPYLAVHH; encoded by the coding sequence ATGGAAACGTTTGTTATTGCCATTTTCGTTATCGGCTACCTTTGCATCGCGCTGGAGCATCCCATTAAAGTAAATAAAACCGCTTCGGCACTGTTAACCGGGGTTATCTGCTGGACACTCTATGCCGTTTTTCAACACGATAGCATCGCGCACATTGGCGAGCAACTTAATCACCATCTGGGCCAAATCGGGGCCATTCTCTTTTTTCTAATGGGAGCCATGACCATTGTTGAGTTGGTGGATGCCTACCAGGGTTTTCGCATCATTACGGATAAGATAAAAACGCAGAATCCAAAAAAACTGATGTGGATTATCTGCTGGGTAACTTTTTTTCTGAGCGCCATACTGGATAACCTGACCACTTCCATTGTGATGATCTCATTGTTGCGAAAGCTGGTGCCCAACAAAGAAATGCGTTTGTTCTTTGCTGCCATGGTGGTTATCGCAGCGAATGCCGGTGGTGCCTGGTCGCCCATTGGCGATGTAACCACCACCATGCTGTGGATTGGCGGCCAGATTTCTTCGGGCAACATCATCATTACACTCTTATTGCCCAGTATAATTTGTATGGTCATTCCGTTACTATACCTGCAGTTTACGCTGAAAGGCGATTTGGGGCATGCCGGCAACAAAGCAGACGAGGGCAGTCTGGCTTTCGGGCACGGACATGCCCATAGCAGCACACCTATTAAAGGTTCAAAAACAATGTTTTTCCTTGGTGTTGGTGGTCTCATTTCAGTTCCTGTATTTAAAACCGTTACGCATTTGCCTCCCTACCTGGGTATGCTGCTGGCACTGGGTGTGCTTTGGGTGGTCTCAGAACTGATTAACCCACACATGGATGAAGCTGAAAAAAGACCCTACACAGCCGCAGGGGCGTTGAGCCGCATTGATGTACCCAGCGTACTGTTCTTCCTCGGCATTCTGCTGGCGGTAAGCGCACTGGAGTCGATGGAAATCCTGCACCACTTTGCCGCCTGGCTCGATAAAAGCGTAGGTGATCAGCGAATCATCATCACATTAATCGGTATACTATCCTCCATCGTTGATAACGTGCCGCTGGTTGCTGCCAGCATGGGTATGTACGATATGAGTATTTATCCGCAAGACCATCTGATTTGGGAATACCTGGCCTACTGTGCCGGTACGGGCGGCAGTGTGTTGATCATCGGTTCAGCCGCGGGAGTAGCCGTAATGGGTATGGAAAAGATTGATTTTATCTGGTATATGAAGAAAGCCTCGCTGCTTGCGCTGCTGGGGTACTTTGCCGGAGCCATTGTTTACCTGATCATCCAGCCCTACCTGGCTGTTCACCACTAA
- a CDS encoding aspartate kinase — MLVLKFGGTSVGQPDRMKKIARLITETPGQKIVVLSALSGTTNALVRIGDFLLKEDLTATEKEIAALESHYQSFIAELYITQAFKAIGQEIVSRFFIFIRLLAAGQFDDKSYRELLAQGELMSTELFYQYLLEQKINSRLLPALHFMTIDENEEPELEKIGQRLRPLLKSLATVDIIITQGYICRNHRNEIDNLKRGGSDYTASLIGSAIQAEEIQIWTDIDGMHNNDPRIVKKTYPISELTFDEASELAYFGAKILHPSTIVPAQKQNVPVRLKNTMDEKAPGTLISNKGTEGTIKAVAAKDGITAINIKSSRMLMAYGFLRKVFEVFEQYKTPIDMISTSEVAVSLTIDNTTNLVAIETELRKFGNIGIDTNQTIICLVGHKIGGQQGILEKVFHALAGIPVRMVSVGGSANNISLLISTSFKDKALNALNADLFGLR; from the coding sequence ATGCTGGTATTAAAATTTGGCGGCACTTCGGTTGGCCAGCCCGACCGGATGAAAAAAATTGCCCGGCTGATTACCGAAACACCCGGGCAGAAAATTGTTGTACTCTCGGCCCTGTCGGGTACAACTAATGCCCTGGTTCGTATTGGCGATTTTCTGTTAAAAGAAGACTTGACTGCAACAGAAAAAGAAATTGCCGCACTTGAAAGTCACTACCAGTCGTTCATCGCTGAACTCTATATTACCCAGGCCTTTAAAGCCATCGGCCAGGAAATCGTCAGCCGGTTTTTCATTTTCATCCGGCTCCTCGCGGCCGGCCAGTTTGACGACAAGAGCTACCGCGAACTGCTGGCCCAGGGGGAGTTGATGTCCACTGAACTATTCTACCAGTATTTGCTGGAACAGAAAATTAATTCACGCCTGTTGCCGGCCCTGCACTTTATGACGATTGATGAAAATGAAGAACCCGAGTTGGAAAAAATCGGGCAACGCCTGCGGCCCTTGTTAAAATCGCTGGCAACCGTTGATATCATCATTACCCAGGGGTACATCTGCCGCAATCATCGAAATGAAATTGACAACCTGAAACGCGGGGGAAGCGATTATACCGCTTCGCTTATTGGCTCAGCCATTCAGGCCGAAGAAATCCAGATATGGACTGACATTGACGGCATGCACAACAACGATCCGCGCATTGTAAAAAAAACCTACCCTATTTCGGAACTGACGTTTGATGAGGCCTCCGAACTGGCTTACTTCGGTGCTAAAATTCTGCACCCTTCCACCATCGTACCCGCTCAAAAACAAAATGTACCCGTGCGCTTAAAAAATACAATGGACGAAAAAGCGCCAGGCACCCTCATCAGCAATAAAGGCACCGAAGGAACCATCAAGGCTGTGGCCGCGAAAGACGGCATCACAGCCATTAATATAAAATCTTCGCGCATGCTGATGGCCTACGGCTTCCTGCGAAAAGTTTTCGAGGTTTTTGAACAATACAAAACCCCGATTGACATGATTTCGACTTCAGAAGTAGCAGTTTCATTAACTATTGATAACACAACAAATCTGGTCGCTATTGAAACCGAGTTGAGAAAATTCGGCAACATCGGGATTGATACTAACCAAACTATTATCTGCCTGGTTGGGCACAAAATTGGCGGGCAGCAGGGCATACTGGAGAAAGTTTTTCATGCCCTGGCCGGCATACCTGTTCGCATGGTTTCTGTTGGCGGCAGCGCCAACAACATCTCGCTACTAATCAGCACTTCGTTTAAAGATAAAGCGCTGAATGCCCTGAATGCCGACTTATTCGGGTTAAGGTGA